A region of Micropterus dolomieu isolate WLL.071019.BEF.003 ecotype Adirondacks linkage group LG01, ASM2129224v1, whole genome shotgun sequence DNA encodes the following proteins:
- the spp2 gene encoding secreted phosphoprotein 24, with amino-acid sequence MKSYVLLLALLQSLGCSGIPLHNTELESMADRGLGAVLAEVNSAYAVSHLYRMTRGSVSRVIPAGLNTVDLLMKFGVKETECLKASRNDPQTCAFRPGFFVPSFSCFSRVRISATSTQVVSLRCGHDGSSSSESSEEMFSRGRHQYNIPFANRVPAPSAPPPPIQPGRSIQSQTVEVRPRGDAFSNFLV; translated from the exons ATGAAGTCTTACGTGCTTCTCTTGGCCCTGCTGCAGTCTCTGGGATGCTCAG GAATCCCTCTGCACAACACTGAGCTGGAGTCCATGGCAGACAGGGGTCTTGGAGCAGTTCTGGCAGAGGTCAACTCTGCATATGCCGTCAGCCATCTTTACCGGATGACTAGAGGCTCTGTCTCAAGG GTTATCCCCGCGGGCCTGAACACCGTTGACCTGCTGATGAAATTTGGCGTTAAAGAGACTGAGTGTCTAAAGGCTTCCAGAAATGACCCCCAGACATGCGCCTTCAGACCTGGCTTCTTTGTG CCATCCTTCTCCTGCTTCAGTCGGGTTCGAATTTCAGCCACCTCAACCCAGGTTGTTTCTCTGAGATGCGGCCATGACGGGAGTTCCAGCTCAGAGTCCAGTGAGGAG ATGTTCTCAAGAGGGAGACACCAGTACAATATCCCGTTTGCAAATAGAG TCCCGGCTCCTTCTGCACCTCCTCCACCCATCCAGCCTGGTCGCTCCATCCAGAGCCAGACAGTGGAGGTCCGGCCCAGAGGGGACGCTTTCAGCAACTTCCTGGTGTGA
- the cpb2 gene encoding carboxypeptidase B2 isoform X1: MKTLLVLFVVMNLDKLPKTGHCIETRDQILSITPKTPEQVDILKDASTQYKTALWQPVSPQYIREETQVHLFVPANSSKTVIDLLQKHAMTHEVLLANANELIEMQTRNTSNDPRSSATFYERYHSLEDIFYWINRTQQHNPSTVKAILIGSSHEKRPLYVLKLSLNNRPNKKAMWIDCGIHAREWISPAFCLWFVKHSLSFYNINQDITRILDNMDVYVLPVMNPDGYEYTWTTDRMWRKNRSVSKDSSCIGVDLNRNFDANWCTEGASSDPCTEIYCGAFPESEPESRAVAEFLRSHKDSIQLYLSIHSYSQMLLFPFSCSLQEAENHKDLLEMVKEASQKIKRYYQNNYKYGAGAKTIYLAPGGSDDWAYYLGIKYAFTFELQDLGRYGFLLPPSHIPKACNEALIAVKTVALKVIEKTQAPTSHPLTVY; this comes from the exons ATGAAAActcttttagttttgtttgttgtaatgAATTTGGACAAACTCCCGAAGACAGGACACTGCATAGAAACGCG tgatCAAATTCTATCAATCACCCCTAAAACACCAGAACAAGTGGACATCTTGAAGGATGCGTCCACTCAATATAAG ACAGCCTTATGGCAGCCTGTTTCACCTCAGTACATCAGAGAAGAAACTCAGGTCCACCTGTTTGTTCCTGCAAACAGCTCCAAGACTGTCATTGATCTGCTACAGAAACACGCCATGACACATGA GGTGCTACTGGCCAATGCCAACGAGTTGATTGAAATGCAGACAAGGAACACCTCCAATGACCCACGAAGCAGCGCAACTTTCTACGAGAGATATCACAGTCTGGAGGAT ATCTTTTATTGGATAAACAGGACCCAACAGCACAACCCCAGCACGGTCAAAGCCATTCTCATTGGCTCCTCACATGAAAAGAGACCCCTCTACGTTCTGAAG TTGTCTCTAAACAACAGACCAAATAAGAAGGCCATGTGGATTGACTGTGGAATCCATGCCAGAGAGTGGATCAGTCCTGCTTTCTGCTTATGGTTTGTAAAACAT tctttgtcattttacaatatAAACCAAGACATTACTCGCATCCTGGACAACATGGATGTCTACGTCCTGCCTGTTATGAACCCTGATGGATACGAGTACACATGGACGACA GACAGGATGTGGAGGAAGAACCGCTCTGTCAGCAAGGACAGCAGCTGCATCGGTGTTGACCTCAACAGAAATTTTGATGCCAACTGGTGCA CGGAAGGAGCCTCTAGTGACCCCTGCACTGAGATCTACTGCGGGGCGTTCCCGGAGTCGGAGCCAGAGTCGCGGGCTGTGGCCGAGTTCCTGCGCAGTCATAAGGACTCAATCCAGCTCTACCTCAGCATCCACTCCTACTCTCAAATGCTGCTCTTCCCGTTCTCCTGCAGCTTACAGGAAGCAGAGAACCACAAAGACCTG cttgaGATGGTCAAAGAAGCTTCCCAGAAAATCAAAAGATATTatcaaaacaactacaaatatGGTGCTGGAGCAAAGACAATAT ACTTAGCGCCTGGTGGTTCTGATGACTGGGCGTACTACCTTGGCATCAAGTACGCTTTCACATTTGAGCTCCAGGACCTTGGGCGTTACGGTTTCCTCCTGCCACCATCTCACATTCCCAAGGCCTGCAATGAAGCTCTGATTGCTGTGAAGACTGTTGCTCTCAAGGTTATAGAGAAAACACAAGCTCCAACAAGTCATCCTCTAACAGTTTATTAA
- the alg11 gene encoding GDP-Man:Man(3)GlcNAc(2)-PP-Dol alpha-1,2-mannosyltransferase yields the protein MSGHDQLVLCLCELTRLLWKLLLPLLFLCVLLIAVLVLLVLAVRFWLQSSRNARRARDGRPTVAFFHPYCNAGGGGERVLWCAIRALQNRYRDINFVVYTGDLGVTGQQILEGARRRFNIVLPRPVQFVFLKHRLLVEPGLFPHFTLLGQSVGSVFLGWEALTEFVPDLYIDSMGYAFTLPLFRYLGGCSVGSYVHYPTISTDMLSVVRERNPRFNNPDYVSNSLFLSAFKVVYYCLFALLYGMAGSCCDLIMVNSSWTLHHILSLWHAPNRTSVVYPPCDVSAFLDVPLEEDGDRKCHSIVSVGQFRPEKDHRLQIRAFKKALDKRRERVGSMEGLKLVMIGGCRNQEDEDRVLMLRGLCQELGVADRVEFKLNISFEELKREMGEATIGLHTMWNEHFGIGVVECMAAGKVILAHKSGGPKLDIVVPFEGGQTGFLADDEDSYAEAIERILALPSASRLQIRRNARQSAARFSDQEFEACFLAAMEPLMGTLER from the exons ATGTCGGGCCACGATCAACTGGTCCTCTGTTTGTGTGAATTAACAAG GCTGCTGTGGAAGTTGCTGCTGCCCCTGCTGTTCCTGTGTGTGCTGCTGATCGCTGTCCTGGTCCTGCTGGTGCTGGCGGTGCGTTTCTGGCTTCAAAGCAGCAGGAACGCTCGGCGGGCGAGGGACGGCCGTCCCACGGTCGCTTTCTTTCACCCCTACTGCAATGCTGGTGGTGGGGGAGAGAGGGTGCTCTGGTGTGCTATCAGGGCACTACAGAACAG GTACAGGGACATCAACTTTGTGGTGTACACGGGGGACCTGGGTGTGACGGGCCAGCAGATTCTGGAAGGGGCTCGGCGTCGTTTCAACATTGTGCTCCCCCGGCCGGTTCAGTTTGTGTTCCTGAAGCACCGGCTGCTTGTGGAGCCAGGCCTGTTTCCTCACTTCACCCTGCTGGGACAGAGCGTGGGCTCCGTCTTCCTGGGATGGGAGGCACTGACGGAGTTTGTCCCCGACCTTTACATTGACTCCATGGGCTACGCCTTCACGCTGCCCCTGTTCCGCTACTTGGGAGGCTGCAGTGTGGGGAGTTACGTTCACTACCCCACCATCAGCACTGACATGCTGTCTGTAGTGAGAGAGAGGAACCCCAG GTTCAACAACCCAGACTACGTCTCCAACAGTCTGTTCCTGAGTGCCTTCAAGGTGGTCTACTACTGCCTGTTCGCCCTGCTCTACGGCATGGCCGGCTCCTGCTGCGACCTTATCATGGTCAACTCCTCCTGGACCCTCCATCACATCCTTTCACTGTGGCATGCTCCCAACCGCACCAGCGTGGTCTACCCACCCTGCGACGTCAGCGCGTTCCTGGACGTCCCACTGGAGGAGGACGGGGACAGGAAATGCCACTCGATCGTTTCTGTGGGGCAATTCAGGCCGGAGAAGGACCACCGTCTGCAGATCAGGGCTTTCAAGAAGGCGTTAGacaagaggagggagagggtcGGGAGCATGGAGGGACTGAAGCTGGTTATGATTGGCGGATGCAGGAATCAGGAAGACGAGGATAGGGTGCTCATGTTGAGGGGGCTGTGCCAGGAGCTGGGCGTGGCCGACAGGGTGGAGTTTAAACTGAACATATCCTTCGAGGAGCtgaagagagagatgggggaaGCTACCATCGGACTACATACAATGTGGAACGAACACTTTGGAATAG GCGTAGTGGAGTGTATGGCAGCAGGGAAGGTCATTCTGGCGCACAAGTCCGGCGGTCCCAAGCTGGACATTGTGGTACCTTTCGAGGGAGGCCAGACAGGCTTCCTGGCTGATGACGAGGACAGTTACGCGGAGGCCATAGAGCGGATTCTGGCGCTGCCGTCCGCCAGCCGGCTGCAGATCAGACGCAACGCACGTCAGTCCGCAGCTCGCTTCTCAGATCAGGAGTTTGAAGCCTGCTTCCTTGCTGCTATGGAGCCTCTGATGGGAACACTCGAGCGATga
- the LOC123975495 gene encoding secreted phosphoprotein 24-like: protein MKSYVLLLALLQSLGCSGIPLHNTELESMAEWGLGAVLAEVNSAYAVSHLYRVTQGFVTSVIPAGLNTVDLLMIFCVKETECVKTSRNDPQTCAFRPDFFVQSFSCFSRVRISATSTQVVSLRCGHDWSSSSESSEEMFSRERHRFNIPFAKRVPAPSSPPPPVLRGSSIRRQTVEVRLRGDKSSSSSAHSGDI from the exons ATGAAGTCTTACGTGCTTCTCTTAGCTCTGCTGCAGTCTCTGGGATGCTCAG GAATCCCACTGCACAACACTGAGCTGGAGTCCATGGCAGAATGGGGTCTTGGAGCAGTTCTGGCAGAGGTCAACTCTGCATATGCCGTCAGCCATCTTTACCGGGTGACTCAGGGCTTTGTCACAAGT GTTATCCCCGCGGGCCTGAACACCGTTGACCTGCTGATGATATTTTGTGTTAAAGAGACTGAGTGTGTAAAGACTTCCAGAAACGACCCCCAGACATGCGCCTTCAGACCTGACTTCTTTGTG CAATCCTTCTCCTGCTTCAGTCGGGTTCGAATTTCAGCCACCTCAACCCAGGTTGTTTCTCTGAGATGCGGCCACGACTGGAGCTCCAGCTCAGAGTCCAGTGAGGAG ATGTTCTCAAGAGAGAGACACCGGTTCAATATCCCGTTTGCAAAAAGAG TCCCGGctccttcttcacctcctccgcCAGTCCTTCGCGGAAGCTCCATCCGGAGGCAGACAGTGGAGGTCCGGCTCAGAGGGGACAAGTCCAGCTCAAGTTCAGCTCACTCTGGAGACATTTAG
- the cpb2 gene encoding carboxypeptidase B2 isoform X2, with translation MTHEVLLANANELIEMQTRNTSNDPRSSATFYERYHSLEDIFYWINRTQQHNPSTVKAILIGSSHEKRPLYVLKLSLNNRPNKKAMWIDCGIHAREWISPAFCLWFVKHSLSFYNINQDITRILDNMDVYVLPVMNPDGYEYTWTTDRMWRKNRSVSKDSSCIGVDLNRNFDANWCTEGASSDPCTEIYCGAFPESEPESRAVAEFLRSHKDSIQLYLSIHSYSQMLLFPFSCSLQEAENHKDLLEMVKEASQKIKRYYQNNYKYGAGAKTIYLAPGGSDDWAYYLGIKYAFTFELQDLGRYGFLLPPSHIPKACNEALIAVKTVALKVIEKTQAPTSHPLTVY, from the exons ATGACACATGA GGTGCTACTGGCCAATGCCAACGAGTTGATTGAAATGCAGACAAGGAACACCTCCAATGACCCACGAAGCAGCGCAACTTTCTACGAGAGATATCACAGTCTGGAGGAT ATCTTTTATTGGATAAACAGGACCCAACAGCACAACCCCAGCACGGTCAAAGCCATTCTCATTGGCTCCTCACATGAAAAGAGACCCCTCTACGTTCTGAAG TTGTCTCTAAACAACAGACCAAATAAGAAGGCCATGTGGATTGACTGTGGAATCCATGCCAGAGAGTGGATCAGTCCTGCTTTCTGCTTATGGTTTGTAAAACAT tctttgtcattttacaatatAAACCAAGACATTACTCGCATCCTGGACAACATGGATGTCTACGTCCTGCCTGTTATGAACCCTGATGGATACGAGTACACATGGACGACA GACAGGATGTGGAGGAAGAACCGCTCTGTCAGCAAGGACAGCAGCTGCATCGGTGTTGACCTCAACAGAAATTTTGATGCCAACTGGTGCA CGGAAGGAGCCTCTAGTGACCCCTGCACTGAGATCTACTGCGGGGCGTTCCCGGAGTCGGAGCCAGAGTCGCGGGCTGTGGCCGAGTTCCTGCGCAGTCATAAGGACTCAATCCAGCTCTACCTCAGCATCCACTCCTACTCTCAAATGCTGCTCTTCCCGTTCTCCTGCAGCTTACAGGAAGCAGAGAACCACAAAGACCTG cttgaGATGGTCAAAGAAGCTTCCCAGAAAATCAAAAGATATTatcaaaacaactacaaatatGGTGCTGGAGCAAAGACAATAT ACTTAGCGCCTGGTGGTTCTGATGACTGGGCGTACTACCTTGGCATCAAGTACGCTTTCACATTTGAGCTCCAGGACCTTGGGCGTTACGGTTTCCTCCTGCCACCATCTCACATTCCCAAGGCCTGCAATGAAGCTCTGATTGCTGTGAAGACTGTTGCTCTCAAGGTTATAGAGAAAACACAAGCTCCAACAAGTCATCCTCTAACAGTTTATTAA